Proteins encoded within one genomic window of Rubritalea squalenifaciens DSM 18772:
- a CDS encoding tetratricopeptide repeat protein has translation MRRSLSILTLSLTLPLASAQDAAPTVNLAEVPSYQRGIEALADYLPEQAVIRLQEAYKVRGLTDEQNQTILIKLAEAQVRSGLAEEALKTLDIKYLQDYPGSTFWRGQALAVGGQYNKAIELLSTLEPKDPFYGEAMLTAANLSEALGDTSSAIEYLKKSSSHSDKAIQLRSYITLAEIYLQQDRLEDARQVLARTPDNSARATRLKEFMRARIAFREEKYADAISLYRSLLESSDNVPKRIYDLTLLGIIDSRYASGDKKGATSEALEFIKANPQSTTLQPLLERVTQWIDQDISESDSVLLQLRDWAGRTPNPNAPISPFPDTGSVVSQPPQFGITPASAPEELSALAHFYYAKLIAHSSLVNANERALFELSAFRALNPTHPLFADSLLETAKIELKRGNKDAALAHLNSLQDLADAHQLPVSSTTEAKAAYLRGLLSINFGNYNAALDAFEIATKSTSPTVASNAAINAGLAALRTADLKSFDKQLEKIDDEKLRVELLLEKALWLANLNHPEARPTLNQFTSRYPDHPRIAEARIALASLCISQPPMDPVLCTALLDTINPDTLNEEQFTQYARAKYQLASFKHEWKDAADIASNWLEKYPANKQAAEFSMRNGLALYRNGEHNKARQVLGKLAMDYPESPLTPMALYYAAMAARQEGTPQALQESVEIFAKVIDSNSPVSLEARIQQARLLIDLNRVDEAVKSLESVYEEKANGAQQREIGILLAAALHTQGSTDPSKYKQAIQIYDTLLKQRDLNLAWNNQIHFLKGQALESMGDQKGALDAYYSVINRENVPKGTAEDDQEWYWFYRCGRKALLMLENADRPRAAIAIANKIASYANGPQAQEFAERARNLEMEHMIWEER, from the coding sequence ATGCGCCGCAGCCTATCCATACTTACCCTCTCCCTGACACTTCCTCTAGCTAGTGCCCAGGATGCTGCACCCACTGTCAACCTAGCGGAAGTCCCTTCCTATCAACGCGGTATCGAGGCTCTGGCAGACTACCTACCCGAGCAGGCCGTCATCCGCTTGCAGGAAGCCTACAAGGTACGCGGACTGACAGACGAGCAGAACCAGACCATCCTGATCAAGCTCGCTGAGGCCCAGGTACGCTCCGGCCTGGCCGAGGAAGCCCTAAAGACCTTGGACATCAAGTATCTCCAGGACTATCCGGGCTCGACTTTCTGGCGCGGTCAAGCATTGGCCGTTGGCGGTCAGTACAACAAGGCCATTGAGCTGCTCTCCACGCTGGAACCCAAAGATCCCTTTTATGGCGAGGCCATGCTCACGGCGGCCAATCTCTCCGAGGCTCTTGGCGACACCAGCTCAGCCATCGAGTATCTGAAAAAATCCTCCAGCCATTCGGACAAGGCTATTCAGCTCAGGTCCTACATCACGCTAGCTGAAATCTACCTTCAGCAGGATAGACTCGAAGACGCACGCCAGGTGCTGGCACGCACACCGGACAACTCCGCACGCGCCACCCGACTGAAAGAGTTCATGCGGGCCCGTATCGCCTTCCGCGAGGAAAAGTATGCGGATGCCATCAGCCTCTACCGCAGCCTGCTGGAATCCTCGGACAATGTGCCCAAGCGCATTTACGACCTCACCTTGCTCGGCATCATCGACTCCCGCTATGCCTCGGGCGACAAAAAAGGAGCCACCTCGGAAGCCCTGGAGTTCATCAAGGCCAATCCCCAGTCCACCACCCTGCAGCCACTGCTAGAGCGTGTCACCCAGTGGATTGATCAGGATATCAGTGAGTCGGATTCAGTCCTGCTCCAGCTCCGTGACTGGGCTGGCCGTACACCAAACCCGAATGCCCCCATCTCACCTTTCCCTGACACTGGCTCTGTGGTTTCCCAGCCGCCTCAGTTTGGCATCACACCAGCCAGCGCACCGGAGGAACTGAGCGCACTCGCCCATTTCTACTACGCCAAACTCATTGCCCACTCCTCGCTGGTCAATGCGAACGAGCGCGCCCTCTTCGAGCTCTCCGCCTTCAGAGCGCTCAACCCGACTCATCCATTGTTTGCAGACTCTTTGTTAGAAACGGCAAAGATCGAACTCAAACGAGGCAACAAAGACGCCGCTCTGGCACACCTGAACTCACTGCAAGATCTGGCAGACGCCCACCAGCTCCCGGTATCCTCAACCACAGAGGCCAAGGCCGCCTACCTCAGAGGTCTGCTCAGCATCAATTTCGGCAATTACAATGCCGCACTCGATGCCTTTGAGATTGCGACCAAATCGACCTCCCCCACCGTGGCCAGCAACGCAGCCATCAATGCCGGCCTTGCCGCCCTGCGTACTGCCGACCTAAAATCATTCGACAAGCAGTTAGAGAAGATCGACGATGAGAAGCTTCGCGTCGAACTCCTCCTCGAGAAAGCCCTCTGGCTGGCTAACCTGAACCACCCGGAAGCCAGACCAACGCTGAACCAATTCACCAGCCGCTACCCGGATCACCCAAGGATCGCCGAAGCCCGCATCGCCCTCGCCTCCCTCTGTATCTCACAGCCGCCGATGGACCCGGTCCTCTGTACAGCCCTGCTGGATACCATCAATCCGGACACGCTGAACGAGGAGCAATTCACCCAGTATGCCCGTGCGAAGTATCAGCTTGCTTCCTTCAAGCACGAATGGAAGGACGCGGCTGACATCGCCAGCAACTGGCTGGAGAAATACCCGGCTAACAAGCAGGCCGCCGAGTTCAGCATGCGCAACGGACTCGCCTTGTACCGCAACGGTGAGCATAACAAAGCCAGACAGGTACTCGGCAAGCTAGCGATGGACTACCCGGAGAGCCCTCTTACCCCCATGGCGCTCTACTACGCCGCCATGGCAGCCAGACAGGAAGGCACCCCGCAGGCCCTGCAGGAGAGTGTGGAGATCTTCGCCAAAGTCATCGACAGCAATTCCCCGGTCTCTCTGGAGGCCCGCATCCAGCAGGCCAGACTCCTGATCGATCTCAACCGCGTGGATGAAGCCGTCAAATCCCTCGAGTCCGTCTACGAGGAAAAGGCCAATGGTGCCCAGCAGCGTGAGATCGGCATCCTCCTGGCAGCCGCCCTACACACCCAGGGCAGTACGGACCCCAGCAAGTACAAGCAAGCCATCCAGATCTACGACACCCTGCTCAAGCAGCGCGACCTCAACCTGGCCTGGAACAACCAGATCCATTTCCTCAAAGGCCAGGCCCTCGAAAGCATGGGTGATCAAAAAGGCGCGCTCGATGCGTACTACTCGGTGATCAACCGCGAGAACGTGCCCAAAGGCACTGCAGAAGATGATCAGGAATGGTACTGGTTCTACCGCTGCGGCCGCAAAGCCCTCCTCATGCTGGAGAATGCTGACCGCCCGCGCGCAGCCATCGCCATCGCCAATAAGATTGCCTCCTACGCCAATGGCCCCCAAGCCCAGGAATTCGCTGAGCGCGCTCGCAACCTGGAGATGGAGCACATGATCTGGGAGGAAAGATAA
- a CDS encoding arylsulfatase has translation MIKHLIAGCIVCSTVAATAQKEAAQTDPFDRKILPLADTPFKGKIGLRPSDSQKDFPIEPYAPEGAPNILIILTDDVGFGASSTFGGPIPTPTFDRVANNGIRFNQFHTTALCSPTRAALLTGRNHHSVATACIMEAGVGYPGYNTLVPQSKRGLGDILKLNGYNTSWYGKNHNVPDWHTSQAGPFTLWPVGLGFEYFYGFVGGDTSQWNPAIVENTRPIEPPHDDPDYNFDRDMADKCIAWLRMQHAVAPDKPFLAYYAPGTAHAPHHAPKEWIEKFKGKFDHGWDKQREITYAKQKEMGIIPENTKLTKRSEGIPDWDEQNDKQKELYARMMEVYAAALSHCDHQTGRVIDAIEEMGELDNTLIIYIMGDNGASAEGSPQGLFNEMTFFNNIPEPFEQLYAKKDLLGGPMTFNHYPIGWAHAMDTPFQWTKQVASHFGGTRNGLAISWPAKIKAKGEIRSQFHHVIDILPTIMEATGLPHPSSVYGVEQAPIEGVSMMYAFDDAKAPSKREIQYFEMFANRALYHDGWVATTTPTTPPWVSVAEAVDPIEGYKWELYNIGEDFSQSNNLASENPEKLKDLQRLFYIEAVKYDVLPLDNSKVERLDISNRPNLTEGRKEFTYHEGMIRIPEGSAPDLKNKSFGISAELEIPEGEAEGLVMTQGGRFSGLGLYLLEGKPVFHYNLCGVERYSVAGPDALTPGKHVVTVDFNYDGGGVGKGGTATLTVDGKQVAQEKLPQTIGFRMSLDETLDIGEDTGTPVSEDYKVPFKFTGKILKVIINIADHKLTEEELKEYRDGRLKGLMAQ, from the coding sequence ATGATCAAGCATCTAATTGCTGGCTGCATCGTCTGCAGCACTGTGGCTGCCACAGCTCAGAAGGAGGCCGCCCAAACCGACCCCTTCGACCGTAAAATCCTGCCTCTGGCAGATACCCCCTTCAAAGGGAAGATAGGCCTCAGGCCATCCGACTCCCAAAAAGACTTCCCCATTGAGCCCTACGCTCCTGAGGGAGCTCCTAACATCTTGATTATCCTGACAGATGATGTGGGCTTTGGAGCTTCGAGCACCTTCGGTGGCCCCATCCCTACCCCCACCTTCGATCGCGTGGCTAACAATGGGATCCGCTTCAACCAGTTTCACACCACCGCTCTCTGCTCGCCGACCAGGGCGGCCCTTCTCACCGGGCGCAACCACCACAGTGTCGCCACGGCCTGTATCATGGAAGCCGGCGTCGGCTACCCCGGTTACAACACCTTAGTACCCCAATCAAAGCGTGGCCTGGGAGACATCCTCAAGCTCAACGGCTACAACACCTCCTGGTACGGCAAGAACCACAACGTCCCCGACTGGCACACCAGCCAGGCTGGCCCCTTCACTCTCTGGCCAGTGGGCCTGGGCTTTGAGTACTTCTACGGCTTCGTCGGCGGTGACACGAGCCAGTGGAACCCCGCCATCGTGGAAAATACCCGCCCTATCGAGCCTCCCCACGATGACCCAGATTACAACTTTGACCGGGACATGGCAGACAAGTGTATCGCCTGGCTGCGCATGCAGCACGCGGTCGCCCCGGACAAACCATTCCTCGCCTACTACGCTCCGGGCACAGCCCACGCCCCTCACCATGCCCCCAAGGAATGGATCGAGAAGTTCAAGGGCAAGTTCGACCACGGCTGGGACAAGCAACGTGAGATCACCTACGCCAAGCAGAAGGAAATGGGAATCATCCCAGAGAACACCAAACTCACCAAGCGCTCTGAAGGCATCCCTGACTGGGACGAGCAGAACGATAAGCAAAAAGAACTCTATGCCAGAATGATGGAGGTCTACGCCGCCGCCCTTTCCCACTGCGACCACCAGACTGGCCGGGTGATTGACGCCATTGAGGAAATGGGGGAACTGGATAACACCCTCATCATTTACATCATGGGAGACAACGGCGCCTCCGCCGAGGGTAGTCCCCAAGGGCTGTTCAATGAGATGACTTTCTTCAATAACATCCCGGAACCATTCGAGCAGCTCTATGCCAAGAAAGACCTGCTCGGTGGACCGATGACCTTCAACCACTACCCGATCGGCTGGGCGCACGCCATGGACACTCCCTTCCAGTGGACCAAGCAGGTCGCCTCTCACTTCGGCGGCACCCGCAATGGCCTAGCCATCTCCTGGCCCGCGAAAATCAAAGCCAAAGGAGAAATCAGATCCCAGTTTCACCATGTCATCGACATCCTCCCCACCATTATGGAAGCCACTGGCCTCCCACACCCTAGCTCGGTCTATGGGGTCGAGCAGGCCCCCATCGAAGGAGTGAGCATGATGTACGCCTTTGACGATGCCAAAGCGCCATCCAAGCGCGAGATCCAGTACTTTGAAATGTTCGCCAACCGGGCACTCTATCACGACGGCTGGGTCGCCACCACCACCCCAACTACCCCGCCTTGGGTGAGTGTGGCTGAAGCTGTCGACCCCATCGAGGGCTACAAGTGGGAACTCTACAACATCGGCGAGGATTTCTCCCAGTCGAACAATCTCGCCTCGGAGAACCCTGAAAAGCTCAAGGACCTGCAACGTCTCTTCTACATAGAAGCAGTCAAGTATGATGTCCTCCCGCTCGATAACTCCAAGGTCGAGCGACTCGACATCTCTAACAGACCAAACCTAACCGAGGGACGCAAGGAATTCACCTACCACGAAGGCATGATCCGGATCCCTGAAGGTTCCGCCCCTGACCTGAAGAACAAGTCCTTCGGCATCAGCGCGGAGCTGGAAATCCCCGAGGGAGAGGCTGAAGGTCTGGTGATGACCCAGGGCGGACGCTTCTCAGGACTTGGCCTCTACCTGCTAGAAGGCAAACCCGTCTTCCACTACAACCTCTGCGGCGTGGAACGCTACTCAGTAGCTGGCCCGGATGCCCTCACTCCTGGCAAGCACGTCGTCACTGTGGACTTCAACTACGATGGCGGCGGAGTCGGCAAAGGCGGAACAGCCACCCTCACGGTGGACGGAAAGCAGGTGGCCCAAGAAAAGCTCCCGCAGACTATCGGTTTCCGCATGTCACTTGATGAAACCCTGGACATCGGCGAGGACACCGGAACCCCCGTCAGTGAGGACTACAAAGTCCCCTTCAAGTTCACGGGAAAAATCCTCAAGGTGATCATCAACATCGCCGATCACAAGCTCACCGAAGAAGAGCTCAAGGAATACCGTGACGGCCGCCTCAAAGGTCTGATGGCCCAGTGA
- the tsaA gene encoding tRNA (N6-threonylcarbamoyladenosine(37)-N6)-methyltransferase TrmO: protein MKRIGVVETCYPEKFGIPRQPGLVKSARGKVVFDETFKNPDMIRGLEGFSHIWLVFVFHEAGEKPGRAMVRPPRLGGNERRGVFATRAPYRPNSIGLSVVELESVGEDGSLYLKGVDLVDGTPLLDVKPYIPFCDAVPDARGGFVSGVPETMEVIWGCEQPEDPEALEVIEESLAYDPRPAYKRDEEEREYGCAIAGYELRWQVRAGIATVLKCHPQQK, encoded by the coding sequence ATGAAAAGAATCGGGGTGGTGGAGACCTGCTACCCGGAAAAATTCGGGATTCCCCGTCAGCCGGGTCTGGTGAAGAGCGCCCGTGGCAAGGTGGTGTTTGATGAGACGTTTAAAAATCCGGACATGATCCGCGGTCTGGAAGGTTTCAGCCACATCTGGCTGGTCTTTGTTTTTCATGAAGCAGGGGAAAAGCCGGGACGTGCGATGGTGCGACCACCGAGACTGGGTGGCAATGAGCGCCGTGGGGTCTTTGCTACACGTGCACCCTACCGGCCGAACTCAATCGGGCTCTCCGTGGTGGAGCTGGAGTCGGTCGGCGAGGATGGCTCACTCTATCTCAAGGGAGTGGATCTGGTGGATGGAACGCCACTGCTTGATGTGAAGCCCTACATTCCATTCTGTGACGCGGTGCCTGACGCTCGAGGTGGCTTTGTCAGCGGCGTGCCGGAAACCATGGAGGTGATCTGGGGATGCGAACAGCCGGAGGATCCCGAGGCGCTGGAAGTCATCGAGGAATCTCTCGCCTATGATCCGCGTCCCGCCTACAAGCGGGATGAGGAAGAGCGTGAGTACGGATGTGCTATCGCGGGCTACGAGCTGCGCTGGCAAGTCCGGGCTGGCATTGCCACCGTA
- the hemE gene encoding uroporphyrinogen decarboxylase, with translation MTSRERFLTAANCGALERPPVWIMRQAGRYLPEYRKLKESYSFTEMVKSPELATEVTLQPLRRYALDAAILFSDILVIPEAMGQPYHFRDTGGIGMDYVLETEAQIDALDEKNTGEKLIYMGHALQSIRKEMGMEKALLGFGGSPWTLAAYMTEGGSLKNCSSLKHMFYENRALFEKLMEKISTALIDLFLMQIEHGADALQMFDSAGAYCSARDYEEMSVKWMRRVIAALPKDFPVIIYAKGMAHHSASLIGAGAKVLSVDWTVDLPNFHNALPEGIAVQGNLDPSILDGTAERTIIETTRVLESMRGHKGHIFNLGHGILPTAKPENVAALVETITNFR, from the coding sequence ATGACTAGCAGAGAAAGATTTCTTACCGCAGCCAACTGCGGTGCACTGGAAAGACCACCCGTATGGATCATGCGCCAGGCCGGCCGCTACCTGCCTGAATACCGCAAGCTCAAGGAATCCTATTCCTTCACCGAAATGGTGAAGTCCCCGGAGCTCGCGACCGAAGTGACCCTCCAGCCGCTGCGCCGCTACGCGCTTGATGCAGCCATCCTCTTCTCAGACATCCTCGTGATCCCCGAAGCCATGGGCCAGCCCTACCACTTCAGAGACACCGGCGGCATCGGCATGGACTACGTGCTAGAGACCGAGGCCCAGATTGATGCTCTCGATGAGAAGAATACTGGCGAGAAACTCATCTACATGGGTCACGCCCTCCAGTCCATCCGCAAGGAAATGGGCATGGAGAAAGCCCTGCTAGGCTTCGGTGGTTCCCCTTGGACACTTGCCGCCTACATGACCGAAGGCGGCTCCCTTAAGAACTGCTCCAGCCTCAAGCACATGTTCTACGAAAACCGCGCCCTCTTCGAAAAGCTGATGGAGAAAATCTCCACAGCGCTCATCGACCTCTTCCTCATGCAGATCGAGCACGGTGCGGATGCCCTGCAGATGTTCGACTCCGCCGGCGCTTACTGCTCCGCGCGCGACTACGAGGAAATGTCTGTCAAATGGATGCGCCGGGTGATCGCGGCCCTTCCCAAGGACTTCCCGGTGATTATCTACGCCAAAGGCATGGCCCACCACTCCGCCTCCCTCATCGGCGCCGGAGCCAAAGTACTCAGCGTGGACTGGACAGTCGACCTGCCAAATTTCCACAACGCACTGCCTGAAGGCATCGCCGTCCAAGGCAACCTCGACCCGTCCATCCTCGATGGCACGGCCGAGCGCACCATCATCGAGACCACTCGCGTACTTGAGTCCATGCGCGGCCACAAGGGCCACATCTTCAACCTCGGCCACGGCATCCTCCCTACCGCCAAGCCTGAAAACGTCGCCGCACTCGTGGAGACTATCACCAATTTCAGGTAA